The uncultured Desulfovibrio sp. genome contains a region encoding:
- a CDS encoding cytochrome c biogenesis protein CcsA: MYVFAFALQLVALLAALGGCGLALLQLWQNREDSLAVVEKAHLVISGALLLASALLLHALFWNDFSVAYVASYTDRVLPVFYRLTAFWAGQPGSMLFWALAVGLSGSAFALTRAYRNLSRPTRLWYWSFFYIIMGFFALILTSWSNPFVLQSPVPADGNGLNPLLQNPGMIFHPPLLFLGYGGFAVPACLALAQCLSGQSSSEGSWFRLSRPFIILAWLFLTAGIVLGAWWAYMELGWGGYWAWDPVENASLVPWLIATASLHTLIVEDRRGKLGRVNVAMMVLTTVSAFFATYLVRSGVIDSVHAFGDGSVGTPLTIFVLGGLVIALWIPFASPKTGKPLAGLESREGFLTLVAWVLLALAVIILVATMWPVISKLWSTAPRGLDARFYNRVCLPLGALLVVMMAACPWLGWGGGLRNKKGFFAVIGAFAVSAGVIWALGYHQPTALLGASAAVAIVLGAVMLLADKANRSQPVTIGALGAHIGMALVAIGISFSGPYTTDREMILAKGESSTVGSYTATLLELGEGRRVDHEFIAARLEIFKDGKSLGIVAPERRLYDKFGTMQFSEVDVIPGLGNEIYASLLGLDESSRVVVKVSVEPLVNWLWIGGTIMCLVPLAGLRRRKNPAPESDSENSAA, encoded by the coding sequence ATGTACGTTTTTGCCTTTGCCCTTCAACTGGTGGCCCTGCTGGCCGCACTTGGCGGCTGTGGTCTGGCCCTTCTGCAATTGTGGCAAAACCGGGAAGACTCCCTCGCCGTGGTGGAAAAAGCCCACCTCGTTATCAGCGGCGCGCTCTTGCTGGCCTCGGCCCTGCTGCTGCACGCTCTGTTCTGGAACGACTTCAGCGTGGCCTACGTTGCCAGCTATACTGACCGCGTACTGCCCGTATTTTACCGCCTCACGGCCTTCTGGGCCGGGCAGCCCGGCTCCATGCTCTTCTGGGCGCTGGCAGTGGGCCTGAGCGGCAGCGCCTTTGCCCTCACGCGGGCCTACAGAAACCTCAGCCGCCCCACGCGCCTGTGGTACTGGAGCTTTTTTTACATCATCATGGGCTTTTTTGCCCTTATCCTCACCAGCTGGAGCAATCCCTTTGTGCTGCAATCGCCTGTTCCGGCAGACGGCAACGGCCTGAACCCCCTGCTCCAGAATCCCGGTATGATCTTTCATCCGCCGTTGCTGTTCCTTGGTTACGGCGGCTTTGCCGTGCCCGCCTGTCTGGCGCTGGCCCAGTGTCTTTCGGGGCAGAGCAGCAGCGAAGGGTCCTGGTTCCGCCTTTCGCGGCCCTTCATCATTCTGGCGTGGCTGTTCCTTACGGCGGGCATAGTGCTCGGCGCATGGTGGGCCTACATGGAGCTTGGCTGGGGCGGTTACTGGGCATGGGACCCTGTGGAAAACGCATCTCTGGTGCCCTGGCTCATCGCCACGGCTTCGCTGCATACCCTGATTGTTGAAGACCGCCGGGGCAAGCTTGGGCGCGTCAACGTCGCCATGATGGTGCTCACCACGGTTTCTGCCTTTTTTGCCACTTACCTCGTGCGCAGCGGCGTTATTGATTCCGTCCACGCCTTTGGCGACGGCAGCGTGGGTACGCCCCTGACCATCTTTGTGCTGGGCGGCCTTGTCATTGCCCTGTGGATTCCCTTTGCCTCGCCCAAAACCGGCAAACCCCTTGCCGGGCTTGAAAGCCGCGAAGGCTTTCTGACCCTTGTGGCCTGGGTGCTGCTGGCGCTTGCCGTGATTATTCTGGTTGCCACCATGTGGCCCGTCATCAGCAAGTTGTGGTCTACCGCGCCGCGCGGCCTTGACGCCCGCTTCTACAACCGCGTGTGCCTGCCCCTCGGCGCGCTGCTGGTGGTGATGATGGCTGCCTGTCCCTGGCTTGGCTGGGGCGGAGGCCTGCGCAACAAGAAGGGCTTTTTTGCCGTGATCGGGGCCTTTGCAGTCAGCGCCGGGGTTATCTGGGCGCTGGGCTACCATCAGCCCACGGCCCTGCTGGGCGCTTCCGCCGCTGTGGCTATTGTGCTTGGGGCCGTCATGCTGCTGGCAGACAAGGCCAACCGTTCGCAGCCCGTCACCATCGGGGCGCTGGGCGCGCATATCGGCATGGCGCTGGTCGCCATCGGTATCTCCTTTTCCGGCCCGTACACCACTGACCGCGAAATGATCCTCGCCAAGGGCGAAAGCAGCACCGTGGGCAGCTATACTGCCACCCTGCTTGAACTGGGCGAGGGCCGCCGCGTTGACCATGAATTTATCGCAGCGCGACTGGAAATCTTCAAGGACGGCAAATCCCTCGGCATCGTCGCGCCGGAGCGCCGCCTGTACGACAAGTTCGGCACCATGCAATTCTCCGAAGTGGACGTGATCCCCGGCCTTGGCAACGAAATCTACGCCTCCCTGCTGGGGCTGGACGAAAGCTCCAGAGTTGTGGTCAAGGTCAGCGTTGAGCCGCTGGTAAACTGGCTGTGGATCGGCGGCACCATCATGTGCCTTGTGCCGCTTGCTGGCCTGCGCCGCCGCAAGAATCCCGCGCCGGAGTCGGACAGCGAGAACAGCGCGGCCTAG
- a CDS encoding ABC transporter ATP-binding protein, translating to MLELVRVAKVYGVKVVFKDVSCALAAGSVSLLVGGNGAGKSTLMRIMAGLSRPSAGAANVADQARVGYLGHATFLYPGLTAVENLAFWRDAYGLKLTRDDIMAGLARVGLEAHAHERAGVFSRGMAQRLNLARVLMQAPDVLLLDEPGTGLDVASLALLRREILAARQRGACVVLISHDLAGDAPLADRLLALEHRKLAYDGSPAGFGGFASVETLAGAAAEASERAQGGPACCA from the coding sequence TTGCTGGAACTTGTGCGCGTTGCCAAGGTCTATGGCGTCAAGGTCGTCTTTAAAGACGTAAGCTGCGCTCTTGCTGCGGGCAGTGTCTCGCTGCTCGTGGGCGGCAACGGCGCGGGCAAGAGCACCCTCATGCGCATCATGGCGGGGCTTTCCCGCCCAAGCGCTGGCGCTGCCAACGTGGCAGATCAGGCCCGCGTGGGCTATCTGGGGCACGCTACCTTTCTGTATCCCGGCCTCACGGCGGTGGAGAATCTGGCCTTCTGGCGCGATGCCTACGGCCTTAAGCTGACGCGTGACGATATCATGGCCGGGCTGGCCCGCGTGGGGCTGGAAGCCCACGCCCACGAACGGGCGGGCGTGTTCTCGCGCGGTATGGCCCAGCGTCTGAACTTGGCGCGGGTGCTCATGCAGGCCCCGGACGTGCTTCTGCTGGACGAACCCGGCACAGGCCTTGATGTGGCCTCGCTGGCTCTGCTGCGGCGAGAGATTCTTGCAGCGCGCCAGCGCGGGGCATGCGTGGTGCTTATCAGCCACGATCTGGCGGGCGATGCGCCCCTGGCCGACAGGCTGCTGGCGCTGGAACACCGCAAGCTGGCTTATGACGGCTCCCCGGCGGGATTTGGCGGCTTTGCTTCGGTGGAAACACTGGCAGGCGCTGCCGCAGAGGCTTCTGAACGCGCGCAGGGAGGCCCCGCATGCTGCGCCTGA
- a CDS encoding DUF2157 domain-containing protein, translating to MTEIENPDPSATPSHASNHEAGHAPYTAPDYAPGGGVLPPLTKTALNTLCDTGVISTVAWQRAVEFCGFRPDGKAWLAYWRQMFLLGGALFFLAGVICFIAWNWGAMTPSARMALMGALVAGSGLGAVMLGPDTRLGQVLLLACGIAMGPMLAVFGQTYQTGAELWELFRVWTALLVLLALAGRQVGLWFAAWISANIFAALWLGRSLSSPLDALGQFFMVPEWLVAIACAIGCWEWMARRAAARLQQNLDDAGDGTGNNPDQNKNTAHAQAWLCSRWMPRLLFFDMVSRTTFFLIATIFNQYFRAGQMLWLPPNFVVGFAVVVAGFSWWWYRTRQSDLFMLATLLAAGAAVLLSTLAEAELFFSAGSMATFLLWGLLVTGVTAGLAKILLHLQRSMITAPRQEAEAVAFSPSLFGRTAAGNNWQTLWVHLQAGDLVPLNQSLPDALDRLGAQPSPWYVRGMLAFGGWVAAVFFIAFFGFLLFESLGISSNEELTVFAASMPVLLMGRVLLARQQLFARHFGFALVIAGTVGLGIALCASIRPEGLACFALAGVLLALGILMGNTGYAVLAAVVIGNSVALGIAFSYGYARNSFAASEAGCAVELLSLWWALVCAGLACYCLREHRWRGTARGKVAEGWFYGFYASALIFEMFTLAPAYSLASDMGLPGLATGYLGLAPALAVAALAYWLGKGAGRTARLLTMAGVPLVFALSWYLPGAGLALLGLTLARRMGSVVMQGFVLAYLFAYMVFYYYSLAVPFSQKSIYLMATGLGLLALALILRLWQAKAAAREAAHA from the coding sequence ATGACCGAAATTGAAAATCCTGATCCTTCTGCAACGCCCAGCCATGCATCAAACCATGAGGCAGGCCACGCGCCATACACTGCGCCAGATTACGCCCCCGGTGGCGGAGTGTTGCCGCCGCTGACCAAGACCGCGCTCAACACCCTGTGCGATACCGGGGTAATCAGCACTGTAGCATGGCAGCGGGCCGTGGAATTTTGCGGTTTCAGGCCGGACGGCAAGGCCTGGCTCGCCTACTGGCGGCAGATGTTTTTGCTGGGCGGGGCGCTGTTTTTTCTGGCGGGCGTGATCTGCTTCATTGCCTGGAACTGGGGAGCCATGACGCCCTCTGCGCGCATGGCGCTTATGGGCGCTCTGGTGGCCGGGAGCGGCCTTGGGGCTGTAATGCTGGGGCCGGATACGCGGCTGGGGCAGGTTTTGCTGCTGGCCTGCGGCATTGCAATGGGGCCGATGCTGGCGGTGTTTGGGCAGACCTACCAGACAGGGGCCGAACTGTGGGAGCTGTTTCGGGTATGGACGGCGCTGCTGGTGCTGCTTGCGCTGGCGGGCAGGCAGGTCGGGTTGTGGTTTGCCGCGTGGATTTCGGCCAATATTTTTGCGGCGCTCTGGCTTGGGCGCAGCCTTTCATCGCCTCTTGATGCCTTGGGGCAGTTTTTTATGGTGCCGGAGTGGCTTGTTGCCATTGCCTGCGCCATTGGGTGCTGGGAGTGGATGGCCCGCAGGGCGGCGGCCAGGCTGCAACAGAATCTGGATGATGCAGGCGATGGTACAGGCAATAATCCAGACCAGAATAAGAACACGGCCCATGCGCAGGCGTGGCTCTGCTCGCGCTGGATGCCCAGACTGCTCTTTTTTGACATGGTTTCCCGCACCACGTTTTTTCTGATTGCCACTATTTTTAACCAGTATTTCAGGGCTGGACAGATGCTTTGGCTGCCGCCCAATTTTGTTGTGGGTTTTGCCGTGGTCGTGGCGGGTTTTTCGTGGTGGTGGTACCGCACCCGGCAGTCCGACCTCTTCATGCTTGCGACACTTCTGGCAGCGGGCGCGGCAGTGTTGCTTTCCACTCTGGCGGAAGCGGAGCTGTTTTTCAGCGCCGGAAGCATGGCAACCTTTTTGCTGTGGGGTTTGCTTGTCACCGGCGTGACCGCGGGGCTGGCAAAGATACTGCTGCACCTGCAACGCAGCATGATAACGGCCCCCCGGCAGGAGGCAGAGGCCGTGGCCTTTTCCCCTTCGCTCTTTGGCCGTACCGCTGCCGGGAATAACTGGCAAACGCTGTGGGTGCACTTGCAGGCGGGCGATCTTGTGCCGCTCAATCAGTCGTTGCCTGACGCATTGGATAGGCTGGGGGCGCAACCCTCCCCCTGGTATGTCAGGGGCATGCTGGCCTTTGGCGGATGGGTGGCGGCGGTTTTCTTCATCGCCTTTTTTGGATTTTTGCTTTTTGAGAGTCTGGGGATCAGCTCTAATGAGGAACTGACCGTTTTTGCGGCATCTATGCCGGTGCTGCTTATGGGGCGGGTGCTGCTGGCAAGGCAGCAGTTGTTTGCCCGGCACTTTGGCTTTGCCTTGGTGATTGCCGGAACTGTCGGGCTTGGCATTGCCCTGTGCGCCAGCATCAGGCCCGAAGGTTTGGCCTGTTTTGCGCTGGCGGGGGTGCTTTTGGCTCTCGGCATCCTCATGGGCAATACTGGCTACGCAGTGCTGGCGGCGGTGGTGATCGGCAACTCAGTGGCGCTGGGGATTGCGTTCTCTTACGGGTATGCGCGCAATAGTTTTGCCGCCTCCGAAGCGGGCTGCGCGGTGGAGCTGCTTTCGCTGTGGTGGGCGCTGGTTTGCGCGGGGCTGGCCTGCTATTGCCTGCGTGAACACAGGTGGCGCGGCACGGCGCGTGGCAAAGTGGCGGAAGGGTGGTTTTACGGCTTTTACGCTTCTGCGCTGATTTTTGAGATGTTCACCCTTGCCCCGGCGTACAGCCTCGCCAGCGATATGGGTTTGCCCGGTCTGGCTACGGGATATTTGGGGCTTGCCCCGGCTCTGGCTGTGGCCGCGCTGGCATACTGGCTAGGCAAAGGCGCGGGCAGGACTGCCCGGTTGCTCACAATGGCGGGCGTGCCCCTCGTGTTTGCGTTGTCGTGGTATCTGCCGGGGGCTGGGCTGGCCCTTTTGGGGTTAACGCTGGCAAGGCGGATGGGCAGCGTGGTGATGCAGGGCTTTGTGCTGGCGTATCTCTTCGCCTACATGGTTTTTTATTACTACAGTCTGGCTGTGCCGTTTTCGCAAAAATCCATCTATCTGATGGCAACAGGCCTTGGCTTGCTGGCGCTGGCCCTGATTCTGCGGCTATGGCAGGCAAAAGCTGCGGCGCGGGAGGCAGCCCATGCGTAA
- a CDS encoding ATP-binding protein, which produces MKYTAHILCALALLFAAACSLLPEHTPLTMEERRWIKEHPDGVRVGVSLHYPPYEIYDMNGHYQGLSADYIRLITEKTGLKFVPVRFRNREEALKALESHKVDMVAALEMTPELQEYLDFTQPYISVPAAIISRKEYADDLTLDKLADMRIGVTVSDHFTKYLNEHYSGTSRTILPVTGGYIGGLRALAVGDVDALICDMALASHYIANARISNLRIAGITNYSIDLRIASRKDEPMLGSIVRKGLALILPHERQVIEEEWLSLQYRPFWASRTFWMGVFAVFGLVFGSIVLVLFWNRSLKRQVNQRTLTLRSINTVLLGSLDCHTEQEVMLRCLMEARVMSGSEHATLAQLQPKGTLNHLLTVYPEDGEPDGKNTSGRDAIQLGEAQLSELRSGNVARAHLASEGLHMVIVPLQQKDAAVLRCITVMRRGKDYTPTEILGLTQVLFAFEEALQRKRAEISLHDKELQLQRVQRMEALGTLAGGIAHDFNNLLGVIIANGEMIELFHLDGDATLESKTKAILAAAYRGRDLVSQILSFTKRSNQEVQLVQVSHIIKETAKFLQTSLPAPISIHYSIGDPEPPVLADPTQLHQVLMNLCTNAAQAMETSGGELTIGIETADEAPCAAKITERGFLCLTVSDTGCGMSKDVLERIFDPFFTTKTPGKGTGLGLAVVQGIVKAWGGCVQVSSEAGRGSVFRVYIPAAREQKYAQPAKTGPQKMPAGTGSILFVDDERELAETFRVFLESLGYTVHVETESNAALERFAQCPKAYDLVITDYSMPGLCGDKLARAILNIRPDVPIILCTGYSHTFGEDEAAAIGIAAFLNKPTELHSLAEAVKKLLHPDETNP; this is translated from the coding sequence ATGAAATATACAGCCCACATACTGTGCGCGCTTGCGCTGCTTTTTGCCGCCGCCTGCTCGCTCCTGCCAGAACACACGCCGCTCACAATGGAAGAACGCCGCTGGATCAAGGAACACCCGGACGGCGTGCGCGTGGGCGTAAGCCTGCACTACCCCCCCTACGAAATTTACGACATGAATGGGCATTATCAGGGGCTGAGCGCAGACTACATCCGGCTTATTACGGAAAAGACCGGGCTGAAATTCGTGCCTGTCCGCTTTCGCAACCGGGAAGAAGCGCTCAAGGCGCTGGAATCGCACAAGGTCGATATGGTGGCGGCTCTGGAGATGACCCCCGAGCTTCAGGAGTATCTGGATTTCACCCAGCCCTACATCAGCGTGCCCGCGGCCATCATATCCCGTAAGGAATACGCGGACGACCTCACTCTGGACAAACTGGCAGACATGCGCATCGGCGTAACGGTTTCCGACCATTTCACCAAATATCTCAACGAGCATTACAGCGGCACGAGCCGCACCATCCTGCCCGTTACCGGCGGCTATATCGGCGGCCTGCGTGCGCTGGCCGTGGGTGATGTGGACGCCCTCATCTGCGACATGGCCCTTGCCTCGCACTACATTGCCAATGCCCGCATCAGCAACCTGCGCATAGCTGGCATAACCAACTATTCCATAGACCTGCGCATAGCATCCCGCAAGGATGAGCCCATGCTCGGCAGCATTGTGCGCAAGGGGCTTGCCCTGATCCTTCCGCACGAACGGCAAGTGATTGAAGAGGAGTGGCTTTCCCTTCAATACCGCCCATTCTGGGCGAGCCGCACGTTCTGGATGGGCGTGTTTGCCGTGTTTGGCCTAGTGTTTGGCAGCATTGTGCTGGTGCTGTTCTGGAACCGCAGCCTCAAACGGCAGGTCAACCAGCGCACCCTTACCCTGCGCTCCATCAACACCGTGCTGCTGGGATCTCTGGATTGCCATACTGAGCAGGAGGTTATGCTGCGCTGCCTCATGGAGGCGCGCGTCATGTCCGGCAGCGAACACGCCACCCTGGCCCAGTTGCAGCCCAAGGGCACGCTCAACCACCTGCTGACGGTCTATCCCGAAGATGGCGAGCCGGACGGCAAAAACACCAGCGGGCGCGATGCCATCCAGCTTGGCGAAGCCCAGCTCAGTGAACTGCGCTCCGGCAATGTTGCCCGCGCGCATCTTGCCAGCGAGGGCCTGCACATGGTGATCGTGCCCTTGCAGCAAAAGGACGCCGCTGTTCTGCGCTGCATCACGGTAATGCGCCGCGGCAAGGATTACACCCCCACGGAAATACTCGGGCTGACGCAGGTGCTTTTTGCCTTTGAAGAAGCCCTGCAACGCAAGCGCGCAGAAATTTCCCTGCACGACAAAGAACTGCAATTGCAGCGCGTGCAGCGCATGGAGGCCCTTGGCACTCTGGCAGGCGGCATTGCCCACGACTTCAACAACCTGCTGGGCGTCATCATAGCCAATGGCGAAATGATCGAGCTGTTCCATCTGGACGGCGATGCCACGCTGGAATCCAAGACCAAGGCCATTCTTGCCGCAGCCTACCGGGGCCGCGACCTTGTGAGCCAGATTCTCAGCTTCACCAAACGCAGCAATCAGGAAGTGCAGCTCGTACAGGTCAGCCATATTATCAAGGAAACCGCAAAGTTCCTGCAAACATCCCTGCCTGCGCCCATCTCCATCCACTACAGCATCGGCGACCCGGAGCCTCCGGTGCTGGCCGATCCCACGCAGTTGCATCAGGTGCTCATGAATCTGTGCACCAATGCAGCGCAGGCCATGGAAACCAGCGGCGGAGAGCTGACCATCGGCATAGAAACGGCGGATGAAGCCCCCTGCGCAGCAAAAATAACCGAACGCGGCTTTTTGTGCCTCACCGTTTCAGACACAGGCTGCGGCATGAGCAAGGACGTGCTCGAGCGCATTTTTGATCCCTTCTTTACCACAAAAACGCCGGGCAAGGGCACAGGGCTGGGGCTGGCTGTGGTGCAGGGCATCGTCAAGGCCTGGGGCGGCTGCGTGCAGGTTTCCAGCGAGGCGGGGCGCGGCTCTGTGTTCCGGGTGTACATTCCCGCAGCGCGTGAGCAAAAGTACGCCCAGCCCGCCAAGACCGGGCCGCAAAAGATGCCCGCAGGCACAGGCTCCATCCTCTTTGTGGATGATGAACGCGAACTGGCGGAGACCTTCCGCGTGTTTCTCGAAAGTCTCGGCTATACCGTGCATGTGGAGACGGAAAGCAACGCCGCGCTGGAGCGCTTTGCCCAGTGCCCCAAGGCATACGATCTGGTCATCACCGATTACAGCATGCCGGGCCTGTGCGGCGACAAGCTCGCCCGCGCCATACTGAACATCCGGCCCGATGTGCCCATCATCCTCTGCACCGGGTATAGTCACACCTTTGGGGAAGACGAGGCCGCAGCCATCGGCATTGCGGCATTTCTGAACAAACCAACGGAGCTGCACAGTCTGGCCGAAGCCGTGAAAAAACTGCTGCATCCTGACGAGACCAATCCATAA
- a CDS encoding hemolysin family protein, protein MLTLVLAVVIAVAVSFTCSLLETVLYSLSWSTIERLRKSGSKSGELLYALRTQVDKPIAAILTLNTIANTAGATVAGAAFLAVYGPEYMSIFAVGFTVLILTMGEILPKNLGVTKAEPLGVMLARPLAIMVKLMSPLLWVTSMITRLVSPPPAGPVISEDDIRAVTSLSRQAGRIKPYEEAFIRNVLALDQKRVREIMTPRTVVFELPDDLTVEQAYTDQRTWHFSRIPVYGDNNEDIVGVVERRTLGRCINEGRKDVTLSKIMRPAHFIIENQTLDVLLHDLLKARVHLFIVLDEYGGLAGVVSLEDVLEEILGSEIVDESDNVDDLRALARQRRRELSVNRQG, encoded by the coding sequence ATGCTCACCCTTGTTTTGGCCGTTGTCATTGCTGTTGCCGTTTCCTTTACCTGTTCGCTGCTTGAGACGGTGCTGTATTCTCTTTCGTGGTCAACCATCGAGCGGCTGCGCAAGTCCGGCAGCAAGTCCGGCGAGCTGCTGTACGCCCTGCGCACCCAGGTGGACAAACCCATTGCTGCCATCCTCACGCTCAACACCATTGCCAACACCGCCGGGGCCACGGTGGCGGGCGCGGCCTTTCTGGCCGTGTACGGGCCGGAATACATGTCGATTTTTGCCGTGGGCTTTACGGTGCTGATTCTGACAATGGGCGAAATCCTGCCCAAGAATCTGGGCGTGACCAAGGCGGAGCCGCTTGGCGTGATGCTCGCCCGTCCGCTTGCCATTATGGTCAAGCTCATGTCGCCCCTGCTGTGGGTTACGAGCATGATAACGCGGCTTGTGTCCCCGCCGCCCGCAGGCCCGGTCATTTCCGAGGACGACATCCGCGCCGTCACGAGCCTTTCGCGTCAGGCGGGGCGCATCAAACCTTATGAAGAAGCCTTTATCCGCAATGTGCTGGCGCTGGACCAAAAGCGCGTGCGCGAAATCATGACCCCCCGCACGGTGGTGTTTGAACTGCCGGACGACCTTACCGTGGAGCAGGCCTACACAGACCAGCGCACCTGGCATTTCAGCCGCATACCCGTGTACGGCGACAATAACGAAGATATCGTGGGCGTGGTGGAGCGCCGCACCCTGGGCCGCTGCATCAACGAGGGCCGCAAAGATGTGACCCTCAGCAAGATCATGCGCCCGGCGCATTTCATCATTGAAAACCAGACCCTTGACGTGCTGCTGCACGATCTACTCAAGGCCCGCGTGCATCTCTTTATCGTGCTGGATGAATACGGCGGCCTTGCTGGCGTGGTGTCGCTGGAAGACGTGCTGGAAGAAATTCTCGGCAGCGAGATTGTGGACGAAAGCGATAATGTGGATGATCTGCGCGCGCTTGCCCGGCAACGGCGGCGCGAACTGAGCGTGAACCGGCAGGGCTGA
- a CDS encoding STAS-like domain-containing protein, whose product MLLSLPNWFAFSSRGQMDIDRTLSFFKWDIINDYVTIDLRNCHRANYQSISLIILYCMYLKSCDNYVNIKYTNDRYSSGASKMWRKINGNSWLNVNRAQFKFNFSYDKPIFALTNNNLIEAIDKSEEYTREFGIDYKNTLRYVLAELFYNAIEHGKTLRAINNLGIPPIVQYTWYRERNELHFIVADIGVGIKQHLEQTYNPFDSDATAIVEAIKPNVSGTFGSRDMYSVSNNAGMGLYISTNIIKKLHADMYIVSQNGLVHISPVDITEKTIVNGWPGTFAYLKIKLDRSNKFSYEHLLADLRKSASEELSEKEINENDLEYYLSVYNFFGSKAEGKFEGMAHRDKYIIPAVAAGKTIKIDFKDVEYAPHSFLNAMLATPINMLGMGAYKKIKIFNAQPSIRDTLDFIFDENTN is encoded by the coding sequence ATGCTGTTATCGCTTCCTAACTGGTTTGCTTTTTCAAGCAGAGGGCAAATGGATATTGATAGGACGCTTAGCTTTTTTAAGTGGGATATTATTAACGACTATGTAACTATTGATCTTAGAAATTGTCACCGGGCAAACTATCAATCAATATCTTTGATTATATTGTATTGTATGTATCTGAAAAGTTGCGATAATTATGTAAATATTAAATATACTAATGATAGATATAGTAGTGGCGCATCAAAAATGTGGAGAAAAATAAATGGTAATTCTTGGCTAAATGTTAATAGAGCGCAATTTAAGTTTAATTTTTCATATGATAAACCAATATTCGCACTGACAAATAATAATTTAATAGAAGCTATCGATAAATCTGAAGAATACACAAGAGAGTTTGGAATAGATTATAAAAATACATTGAGATATGTTCTTGCGGAGCTTTTTTATAATGCAATAGAGCATGGAAAAACGTTACGTGCTATTAATAATTTGGGTATTCCGCCAATTGTGCAATATACTTGGTATCGTGAAAGGAATGAATTGCATTTTATTGTTGCCGATATCGGCGTTGGGATAAAGCAACACCTTGAACAAACATATAATCCTTTTGATTCAGATGCAACGGCAATTGTTGAAGCTATAAAACCAAATGTATCTGGTACATTTGGTTCTCGCGATATGTACTCTGTTAGTAATAATGCTGGTATGGGGCTGTATATTTCGACTAATATAATAAAAAAATTGCATGCAGATATGTATATTGTCTCTCAAAATGGACTTGTCCATATATCGCCAGTTGATATTACTGAAAAAACAATTGTGAATGGGTGGCCGGGGACTTTTGCTTATCTAAAAATTAAGTTAGATAGGTCAAATAAATTTTCATATGAGCATCTGCTTGCAGATCTAAGAAAAAGTGCATCAGAAGAATTGAGCGAAAAAGAAATAAATGAAAATGATCTTGAATACTACTTGAGTGTATATAACTTTTTTGGTTCAAAAGCTGAGGGCAAATTTGAAGGAATGGCTCATCGTGATAAATATATTATTCCAGCGGTTGCTGCGGGAAAAACAATCAAGATAGATTTTAAAGATGTTGAGTATGCCCCACATAGTTTTTTGAATGCAATGCTAGCAACCCCAATAAATATGCTTGGAATGGGAGCATATAAAAAAATTAAAATTTTTAATGCACAGCCTTCAATCAGAGACACCCTTGATTTTATTTTTGATGAAAATACCAACTAA
- a CDS encoding GDYXXLXY domain-containing protein: protein MRKLYILAVLVLFLGGYVLSVYRMETVLAEGKTILLPLAPVDPRAPLMGDYMALRYVVNNDIRKALRGQRAAQGAAQKAAQMNAENGASEAGTSGNAINGGGTDGGARSPIASEKNRSTYDESSNAEGFAVLRITNAPVPHAASFVRLDDGSPLQDDEFLLAYRLRGYEVLTAATAFYFQEGTAQQHTGAKFGVFKLAPDGKTLLVGLSGG from the coding sequence ATGCGTAAGCTCTATATTCTTGCGGTGCTGGTTTTGTTTTTGGGCGGCTACGTCCTTTCCGTATATCGCATGGAAACCGTGCTGGCGGAGGGCAAAACAATCCTGCTGCCCCTTGCCCCGGTTGACCCGCGCGCGCCGCTCATGGGCGACTACATGGCCCTGCGTTATGTGGTGAACAACGATATTCGCAAGGCTCTACGTGGGCAGAGAGCCGCACAGGGCGCGGCTCAAAAGGCTGCTCAAATGAATGCGGAAAACGGGGCATCAGAGGCCGGAACTTCCGGCAATGCGATAAACGGCGGAGGCACGGATGGCGGGGCCAGATCCCCTATAGCGAGCGAAAAAAACCGCAGCACATATGACGAAAGCAGTAACGCGGAAGGCTTTGCCGTGCTGCGCATTACCAATGCCCCGGTGCCGCACGCGGCATCATTTGTGCGGCTGGACGATGGCAGCCCCTTGCAAGACGATGAATTTCTGCTGGCCTACAGGCTGCGCGGCTACGAAGTGCTCACCGCCGCCACGGCCTTCTATTTTCAGGAAGGAACCGCCCAGCAGCACACGGGCGCAAAGTTTGGCGTATTTAAGCTCGCGCCAGACGGTAAGACCCTGCTTGTGGGGTTGAGTGGTGGGTAG
- a CDS encoding cytochrome c maturation protein CcmE, with protein sequence MARKKNTGIYIAALLLFLGGVGYLAYSGFSENSVYFLNVSEAKAATPEKLVAARLFGTVAEDGIEKHRGAPGVDFRLEDKDNASQTILISYSGAVPDTFKAGAEVIVEGGMGPEGRFQAKTLMTKCPSKYQKENRNS encoded by the coding sequence ATGGCCCGCAAAAAAAACACTGGCATCTACATAGCCGCGCTGCTGCTCTTTTTGGGCGGGGTGGGCTATCTTGCATATTCCGGCTTTTCTGAAAACAGCGTGTATTTTCTGAATGTGTCGGAAGCCAAGGCCGCAACGCCCGAAAAACTCGTGGCGGCGCGGCTTTTTGGTACTGTGGCCGAAGACGGCATTGAGAAGCACCGGGGCGCGCCCGGTGTGGATTTTCGCCTTGAAGACAAGGACAACGCCAGCCAGACCATTCTGATAAGTTATTCCGGCGCGGTGCCAGATACCTTCAAGGCTGGCGCGGAAGTTATTGTTGAAGGCGGCATGGGGCCGGAAGGCCGCTTTCAGGCCAAGACGCTCATGACCAAATGCCCCTCCAAATACCAGAAAGAGAACCGCAATAGCTGA